A window from Prinia subflava isolate CZ2003 ecotype Zambia chromosome Z, Cam_Psub_1.2, whole genome shotgun sequence encodes these proteins:
- the LOC134564532 gene encoding serine/threonine-protein kinase PAK 3-like, with product MGQVFWWCSIKWEVRAFGTVSKALNAARGQQVAIKELNLQHQGVEEVLKEILVLKEKRHPNIVTYLQSYLVNGAVLLVLEYMDGGSLAEVVRKKRMDVGHIATVCRECLQGLAFLHANQVIHRDIKSANILLSRDGAVKLADFGLCTWLTPEHSKRKSVVGTPRWMAPEVVRGEPYGPKVDIWSLGIVGIHMAKRETPYIRLNSARAMYLISTQGAPDVHTLRLPAALRDFLGCCLQMDVDRRGSAKELLQHPFLKLAEPLFSLFWQPDCCHPCSKVVQAAQGHLMSWRKEPLRTGRNLEERGARKQAAIRAGKERSHGPLPCKSPLQVLFKLKQRKAAVKQLRKRR from the exons ATGGGCCAGGTATTTTGGTGGTGCAGTATCAAGTGGGAAGTCAG GGCTTTTGGCACCGTTTCTAAGGCCTTGAATGCTGCCAGGGGACAACAG GTGGCCATAAAAGAACTTAATCTCCAGCACCAGGGTGTCGAGGAAGTGTTAAAAGAAATCCTggtcttgaaagaaaaaagacaccCCAATATTGTCACCTACCTACAAAG ctACCTTGTCAATGGGGctgtcctgctggtgctggagtaCATGGACGGAGGCTCTTTAGCTGAGgttgtcagaaagaaaaggatggaTGTAGGACACATAGCAACAGTCTGTCGCGAG tgcCTGCAAGGCCTGGCTTTCCTTCATGCCAACCAGGTGATCCACAGGGACATCAAAAGTGCCAACATCCTTCTGAGCCGGGATGGCGCCGTCAAGTTGG ctgaTTTTGGCCTCTGTACTTGGCTCACCCCTGAGCACAGTAAACGGAAGTCCGTGGTCGGCACCCCTCGCTGGATGGCACCCGAGGTGGTGAGAGGAGAGCCATACGGCCCCAAAGTGGACATCTGGTCCCTTGGCATCGTGGGAATACACATGGCCAAAAGAGAGACTCCTTACATTCGTCTAAACAGTGCCAGG gCTATGTATCTGATAAGCACGCAGGGGGCACCAGATGTGCACACGCTCAGGCTGCCCGCTGCCTTGCGTGACTTtctgggctgctgcctgcagatggaTGTGGACAGGCGAGGCTCTGCCAAGGAACTTCTGCAG CATCCATTTCTCAAATTAGCGGAGCCTCTCTTCAGCCTCTTCTGGCAGCCTGATTGCTGTCATCCCTGCAGCAAAGtagtgcaggcagcacaaggaCACCTCATGAGTTGGAGAAAAGAGCCTCTGAGGACAGGAAGAAATCTTGAGGAGAGAGGGGCCAGGAAACAGGCAGCCATCAGAGCGGGAAAGGAAAG ATCACATGGGCCCCTGCCATGTAAGTCTCCACTCCAGgtgcttttcaaattaaaacaaaggaaagctgcagtgaagcaattgaggaagaggagatga